CCTATTCAGCAAATCCGCTACATTTTGTTGATCCATTCCTAAAATCAAATCTGACTCTTGAAAATCTTGAGCCGTAATTTGCTTTGAGACCATTCCTTTTGTAGAAATATTTTCTCGTTTTAAAATATTTTGAGTTCCTATATGGGGCGGATTTCCCTGTTCCCAAGCACTCGTTGCGGCAGAACTAACCGCTATTTTATGCTCTAATCCATTTTGCTTTAGCATTTGTTTCATTATTCCCTCTGCCATTGGTGAACGACAAATATTTCCTAGACAAACAACCATCACTTGGTACATCTTTCTTTTCCTTTCTCATTTATGCATTTTTCCGTGGATTTTTGTTCTTAATAATCGCTTGAAGTTTTCTCTATCTTTTTCTGTAAAAGCCTTTGGTCCCTTGGTCTTTTTCCCTTGTTTTCGTTGCATTGCTCCAAAATAGCGACTTTCAAGCAAAATATCCATATTGTCTGCTGAGTACTCAAAACCTGTCTGATGTAGGACCACGCTCTTCTTTGAGAGCGCCAACGCAGCTAGCCCATAATCTTGTGTCACCAAAATATCTCCTGCTTGAATCTCTTTTATAATCCGATAATCAGCCGCATCTTGACCATCGTCTACATAAATAAAGGACACTTGTTCAGACAGATCTTTCGTCGTAAAGTGCGAAAAACTCGTGACAATCTTAACTGGCACTTGGTTTTTCTTTGCAATTTCTATCACTGCATCTTTTACAGGGCACCCGTCACCATCAATAAAAATGTGCATTTTCTGCCCCTCTTTTCTTTTTTTTCATTGTACTGAATCAACCATTTTTTTTCAAGTTTTACTCTTTTAGCCTCTATCTAAGCACGGATTTCCTTCCTTTATTCATTGACTATTTCTTGCAATTCACGTACTTCCTGCAAGATACTTTCAATTAAGAAAACACAAGGAATTTGACTGGTATGATCGTAATATACATGCAACCGCTCTTTCTCAAGATTATAGGAAAGAACCGTTTGAGAAAGATGTGCAAGTGGGCTCATCGGGTTGGACGTGATGATTACAATCAAACTTTTTTTATCTTGATAAAACTCATTAACCAGCTCAATCAATTCACGGGTTTGTCCAGAAACTGATAAAACAATCAAAACCGTTCGCTTTTCTTCTCTTAGTCTAGTCGCAAGTGGGTAGGTTGGATCTTGAACTTCAAACGCATTGATTCCAATACTTGCCAACCTCCGTGCCGCATAGGCTGCAATGGAACCTGATGCACCCATACCAAGAAAGACAATATGCTCGCCAAACATAACCGTCTCTGCAACTTCTTTAATTTTTTCTTCTATACGACTAGGGAAAAGTGTTGGTGTCAACACCTGAAGCCTACTTTCAAAATCATTTTTCTTCTTTGTTCTTTGTTCAAGTAATTCATTTCTAAAAGACAATTTAAATTCTGGAAAACTATTATAGCCCATTTTCTTTATCAAGCGCATCACAGATGATGGAGAAGTATGAGTATGAAGCGCTATTTCCCTCACACGCATAAATGGAATGATGCTGTCATTATTGATCATATACTGATAAACGCTTAACTCAACATCCGTTAGTTGATCTAGCCCTTTAAACCCAAAAAAGCTCATATTTTTCTCTTCCTTTCAATAACCAGGAATACGCTTACACTGTTAAGATCCAAAATAAAAAGCCCAATACAAGGCTTCGTATTTCATCCAATCATTCAAAAAACTCAATTTCTACTGCATGAGTTAAGATGTCTGTATAGCTATAAGAAACCCGCTCAAAAGCGTTCTCTTCCTGATCTAAATCGACAATAAAAACTGCTGGATAGGTCTCTGTTAGTACACCGTGTCTTTCAGTTTGTCGCTTTCTACCTGTTTGAGCAGTCAGCGTAATTTTACTACCGACATGACCTTCTAATGTTTGCTTAATCGTAGCTAGAGTAACAGCCATCATATCCACTCCTTATAAAAGGAGTATAACATAAACAAAAAGAATCGTCAATTTTATCATAGTATGGATGAAAACTCAACTTATTTTTCTAATTTCTTATTTTATTTTTCTATTTTGGCACTATAAATTTCACTATCAGGTGTGTAGAGGACGAGAACGTTTACTTTTTAAGAGATATGCTCTTTTAGTTTACGTTTGATCCGATCTAATGCATTTTTAACTTTTTTTATACTACACTTTTTCTTTTGGGCAATCCATTCAATCCCCATACCGCTCGTGTACTCCGTAAAAACCCCTTGTTCAAACTGTGAAAGCTGTTGGAAGAAGCCTTGCAAATGCTCTCTAAGCTCAAGTTGTTGTGTAGGAGGCGTTGTCTGCAGCAACTCTCTTGAATAGATTCCATCGCCTAAATTCTCTACCGTTTCTTCAAGTGAAACTGCTTGATAAGATAACTTACGTTTATAGGCGTTTTGTTTTCTTAACAAACTAAAAATGTGTCGCTCAAAATTAACTTTGAAAAAAGCTCCAAATGTCACTTTTTTCGTGGCGTCATATTTTTTAAGCGATTGATAACAAATAATCCTCCCTTCTTGTAGCCAATCTTCAATATCAAAATCATAGAGGAAATACCGTTTAGCAGTTTTTAATATAATCGGTCTATATTTGAAAAAAATGAGAGGAAAAAGCTGGTTATTACCAGCTTTCACCTCCTTGATTGCTTGTTCCAATCTTCTCTCATCCATATCGTACTCACTTTCTGTTCTCGTCCTCCTAAGCTTAGTTTAGCTTTCAAGTCCTTGCCAGAATAGTCTTTTTCGATACGTTTACTAATGAGATAAATCATCACGTAAGTTTTCTAATTTGTAAAGTTGTTCTGCATCCCACGGAGAATTTCTTCGATATTGTTGATACTTAAAATCTTCCGCTGCTTTATCAATGTTTTTCTTGACTTTTTTGATTGTTTTATAGAATTCGTTTGCTGAGGTACGCAGAGCCCCTTTAGAGAAAACCATCCATTGTTCGGCCAGATCACTGGTTGCAACGGTCACTTGTGTCAAGCGATTATTCCGTTCACCCGCTAGCTTTTCAATATAACTATCTGCTGTTTCATCTTTTTTAGTAAAAATCACTTGTAATTGATATTTTTCATAAGACTTTTGAATTCCCGGAACAAACTGTGCATCAAAAACTACAATCACTTCTATTCCTTCATATTTGGCGTAATTTGCAAGATGTGAGAGCAACAGATCTCTTGCATCTTCTAGGTTGTCTTGATTCTTCAACTTCACTAAATCCGGCCAAGCTCCGATCATGTTATACCCATCTACAATCAATAACTGTTGTTTCATCTCCATCCCTCTTTTCTAGTTTCATTGAGGATGACGCATCCTGAACACCTCATACATTAGCAACCCTGCCGCAACACTGGCATTCAAACTTTGAACATGTCCCCCCATAGGAATTGTTAGCAGTTCATCCATTTCTTTTTTTAATAATGGACTGATTCCCTTGCCTTCATTGCCAATCACTAAAGCAAGCGCTCCTTTTGTATTCCATGTCCGGTAATCGCTACCTGACATATCGGTTCCATATATCCAAAATTGATGCTCTTTTAGTTTGGCAACTGCTTGGACTAGATTTGTCACTCTAGCCACCGGAATATGTTCGACCGCTCCTGTAGAGGTTTTTGCCACGACAGAGGTGATGCCTACTGCTCGATGTTTAGGGATAATCACGCCACTTACCTTTGTGGCATCAGCGGTTCTCAGTATCGAACCAAAATTGTGTGGGTCTTCAATACTATCTAAAATCAGGAAAAATGGGTCTTCTGATTTTTGAAAGCCTTGTTCAATCAGTTCATCTAGACTGAGGTATTCATATGGCGTAATCCCTAAGACAAATCCTTGGTGTACCGCTCCATCAGATAGTTGGTCCAATTTACTTTTTGGCACCCACTTTACTGGGACCGAAAAGTCTTTTGCAAGTTGCTTAAAATTTACTACTTTTTCACTTTTCAAATCTTCTTGGATAAAGAGTTTATTGCCACGTCCATTTTCCAACGCTTCTTTGACCGCATGCTTTCCAAAGCAAAAGTCTTCTGGGTTCATACTTTTGGTTTGAGTCTGGTTAGCATCGTAACTTTTTTTATTTTGGTTCATTCCTTTTACTTGTTCACTTTTTTTCACATTACTTCTCATCTTTTTTTTCATTCTGTTTCTCCTCTATCTTTTGAATACACCAAGAAACAATTTCATCCACTCGGTTTTTCTGCTTTGTTAAATGTAGATAACCAATCAGTGATTCGAAACCAGTCGCCACTCTATATGTCGTAATATCTGTATTTTTGGCAGAGGTAAAACTCTTTGCATTTCTTCCTCTGCGGTACATTTCTTCTTCTTTTTCGGTCAATACGTTCTCTTCCAACAAGGCACGCATTAAGAAACATTGACCTTTAGCTGACACAAAATTGGTAGCCAAATGATGCAAGCGATTTGGTTTAGTTTGCCCCTTTTGGACTAGATAATCGCGAATATAAACCTCATAGACTGCATCTCCAACATACGCTAAAGCTAGCCCATTTAGCTGTGTGAAATCTCTTTCTTTTGTCATTTTTCTCGTCTCCACCTAGTTCCTTGCGCAGTATCTTCCAGTATTATCCCTTGTTCTTTTAACAAATCTCTAATCTCATCACTTCTTTTAAAATCCTTTTCCACTCTCGCTTGAATACGCTCTTCTAACAACTGGTCAATTTGTTCATCCAATAACGTGGGTTCATTTAGCTCAATCCCAAATATTTTAAGCCAACTTTCAAATAAGAAGAAAAATTGTTCTAAAACTGGAATTGAAACATGTTCTTGTTCTGCATATTGATTCATCCATTTTGCAAAATCATAAACAACTGTTATCCCATTAGCGACATTAAAATCATCATCCATCCCTTCAATAAAGCGATCTTCAAAATCAGAAAAGCGATCAAAATTTGCTAAATCATCATCTAATTGGGGATAGGCATCTTTTTCTCTAAATTTCAAATTGTTGTAAGCGGTACGCAAACGTTGCAAATTTGTTTCCGCTTCTTTTAGCAAACTTTCACTAAATTTAATAGGACGACGATACTGTGTTGTTGCCAAGAAAAAGCGTAAAATTTGAGGTTCCATTTGTTGCACAAGTTCATGAACAGTCACAAAGTTTCCTAATGACTTACTCATTTTTTCGCCTTCATCCCCAACGGTTACAAAACCGTTATGCATCCAATAGTGAGCAAATGGATGCCCCGTTTTTGCTTCGCTTTGTGCAATTTCATTTTCATGGTGAGGAAATTCTAAATCTTGTCCTCCCCCATGAATATCAATTGTCTCCCCCAAATGCTTGGTGGCCATCACAGAACATTCAATATGCCAGCCTGGTCGTCCTTTGCCCCATGGAGAATCCCACGATACTTCTTGTTTTTTCGCTGCTTTCCATAATGCAAAGTCAAGTGGGTCTTCTTTTCTATTTTGTTCGTCACCAATACGTTTGCTCGCACCCACTTCTAAGTCATCAATGGCTTGGTGACTCAACTTTCCATAGCCTTCAAAAGCTCTAGTTCGATAATACACATCTCCGTCTGATGCATAAGCATAGCCTTTATCCATCAATACTTGGATAAAATCGATAATCGCCTCAATGTGGTCTACAGCTTGAGGATTTAAGGTGGCTGGTTGAACATTTAACTGCCCCACATCCTCTTTAAAAGCTTGGATAAACCTTTCTGCGACTTCTTTTGGCGTCAAATCTAACTCTTTGGCTTTTTGAATAATTTTGTCGTCTACATCCGTAAAATTGGAGACATAATTCACTTCATAACCTCGATACTCCAAGTAACGGCGAATTGTATCAAAAGCTACCGCACTACGCCCATTTCCAATATGAATATAATTGTAAACGGTCGGTCCGCAGACATACATGCGAACCTTCCCAGTTTCAATTGGTTGAAACACTTCTTTCTCTCTCGTCAGCGTATTATATATTTTAATCATTTACTTGACTCCTTTTTACTTTTTCACCATTTATTCTCACAACTTTTGCTGGAATCCCTACAGCAGTAGCTCCATCTGGAATATCTATCAACACGACAGCCGAAGCACCAATCTTAGCTTTTTCTCCTATTATAACAGGTCCTAAAATCTGAGCATGGGCCGAAATGATCGCTGCTTGTTTAATTGTAGGATGTCTCTTTCCTTTTTCTTTTCCAGTTCCACCTAATGTGACCCCGTGAAACAATACCACATCATCTTCAACGATAGCTGTCTCTCCTATGACAACACCCATTCCGTGATCAATAAAGACACGGCGTCCAATTTTTGCTCCAGGATGAATTTCAATTCCCGTTAAAAACCGCCAAAACTGTGCGTGCATTCTTGCAATCAAATAGAAATGGTGCCGGTAAAGAAAATGCGAAAGACGATGGGCCCAAAGCGCATGCAAACCAGCGTATGTCAGAACAATCTCAAGGGTTGACCTTGCTGCTGGATCGTTAGCTCTGACTGCTTGAATATCTTCTTTCCATCTCATTTTATTCTTTACCCCCCTATTCAACCTTCACTGTAAATAAAAAACGTCTTTTGAGCAATACTCTATTGCTTCAAAAGACGTTTCTACGTGGTTCCACTTTTATTTATGAAGCAAGTTGTGCTTCACCTTTTTTATGAATTAACGCTTCATAAACGTTTTTCACTACTAACTTTTTCAAGTATTCGTAAAAAAACACTTGAAGAGGCATTTCAAAAAATCACTGATATCTATTTTCACCAACCATAGACTCTCTAAAAAAGTGATAGTTTTACTTCTTCTTCTTACATGTATTATTTAGTTGTTTCGCTTAAATGTGCGAGCGTTTTTTCTTTTCCAAGTAATTCAATCGTTTCACCTAATTCAGGTCCATGCATTTGTCCCGTCACAGCTACCCGAATGGGCATAAACAAGTTTTTGCCTTTAATGCCTGTTTCTTTTTGAACTTCTTTAATGGTCGCTTTGATTGCTGACTCTGAAAAATCTTCCAGTTCAGCAATTTTTTCTTTAAAACAGTTTAACACAGTGGGTACTGTTTCACCAGCAAGAACTTCTTTACAAGAATCATCCAACACAGGATGTTCTGTAAAGAATAATTTTGCTAAATCTATAATTTGTTCTGCATAACTCATTTGTGGCTGATATAAGCCTACAATTTTTTCTAACCAATCCGAATGCGTCATCACATCTTTTTCTGCAATATTTCCAGCTTTTACCAAATAAGGTACCGCCATTTTAGTAACCGTTTCGACTGGTAAAGCTTTCATATATTGATTATTGATCCATTCTAACTTCTTACTGTCAAAAGCAGCAGGTGATTTGCTGAGGCGATCCGCATCAAACATTTGAATAAGCTCATTTTGTGAGAAAATTTCATCTTCTCCAACTGGTGACCAACCCAGTAAAGAAACAAAGTTAAACATTGCTTCTGGTAAATAGCCTAAATCACGATATTGCTCGATAAACTGTAAAATAGTTTCATCTCGTTTGCTTAGTTTTTTCCCAGTTTCACTGTTAATAATCAACGTCATATGCCCAAAGACAGGTGGTTCCCAACCAAATGCTTCATAGATCATCAATTGTTTTGGTGTATTAGCAATGTGATCATCCCCGCGTAACACATGACTGATTTCCATGAAATGGTCATCAACTGCGACAGCAAAGTTATAGGTAGGCATACCGTCTCGTTTTAAAATAACAAAATCTCCACCCACACTCTCAGATTCAAACGTGATTTTTCCTTTAACCAAATCATCGAATGTAAACTCTTGATTTTTAGGGACACGGAAACGAACAACAGATTCTCTGCCTTCTGCTTCATAGGCTGCTTGTTGTTCGGCAGTTAAGTTGGCACACATCCCACCATAGTGTGGCATTTCTCCGCGTGCTTTCTGAGCTTCTCGTTCTGCTTCTAATTCTGCTTCAGTCGCGTAGCATTTATACGCAAGATTGCTTGCCAATAACTGCTCAATCAAAGGCATATAGATTTCTTTTCTCTCAGATTGACGGTAAGGACCAAATTCACCAGGTTTTTGCGGCGATTCATCCCAATCTATCCCTAACCAAGCAAGGTTTTCTAACTGACTTTTTTCGCCATCTTTTATGTTACGTTTTTGATCGGTATCTTCAATTCTAATAATAAAGTCTCCATCATGATGACGTGCATAAAGATAATT
The DNA window shown above is from Vagococcus entomophilus and carries:
- a CDS encoding NYN domain-containing protein produces the protein MKQQLLIVDGYNMIGAWPDLVKLKNQDNLEDARDLLLSHLANYAKYEGIEVIVVFDAQFVPGIQKSYEKYQLQVIFTKKDETADSYIEKLAGERNNRLTQVTVATSDLAEQWMVFSKGALRTSANEFYKTIKKVKKNIDKAAEDFKYQQYRRNSPWDAEQLYKLENLRDDLSH
- a CDS encoding MurR/RpiR family transcriptional regulator, with protein sequence MSFFGFKGLDQLTDVELSVYQYMINNDSIIPFMRVREIALHTHTSPSSVMRLIKKMGYNSFPEFKLSFRNELLEQRTKKKNDFESRLQVLTPTLFPSRIEEKIKEVAETVMFGEHIVFLGMGASGSIAAYAARRLASIGINAFEVQDPTYPLATRLREEKRTVLIVLSVSGQTRELIELVNEFYQDKKSLIVIITSNPMSPLAHLSQTVLSYNLEKERLHVYYDHTSQIPCVFLIESILQEVRELQEIVNE
- the gltX gene encoding glutamate--tRNA ligase; the encoded protein is MTKKVRVRYAPSPTGHLHIGNARTALFNYLYARHHDGDFIIRIEDTDQKRNIKDGEKSQLENLAWLGIDWDESPQKPGEFGPYRQSERKEIYMPLIEQLLASNLAYKCYATEAELEAEREAQKARGEMPHYGGMCANLTAEQQAAYEAEGRESVVRFRVPKNQEFTFDDLVKGKITFESESVGGDFVILKRDGMPTYNFAVAVDDHFMEISHVLRGDDHIANTPKQLMIYEAFGWEPPVFGHMTLIINSETGKKLSKRDETILQFIEQYRDLGYLPEAMFNFVSLLGWSPVGEDEIFSQNELIQMFDADRLSKSPAAFDSKKLEWINNQYMKALPVETVTKMAVPYLVKAGNIAEKDVMTHSDWLEKIVGLYQPQMSYAEQIIDLAKLFFTEHPVLDDSCKEVLAGETVPTVLNCFKEKIAELEDFSESAIKATIKEVQKETGIKGKNLFMPIRVAVTGQMHGPELGETIELLGKEKTLAHLSETTK
- a CDS encoding Veg family protein; this encodes MAVTLATIKQTLEGHVGSKITLTAQTGRKRQTERHGVLTETYPAVFIVDLDQEENAFERVSYSYTDILTHAVEIEFFE
- the rlmB gene encoding 23S rRNA (guanosine(2251)-2'-O)-methyltransferase RlmB, which codes for MKKKMRSNVKKSEQVKGMNQNKKSYDANQTQTKSMNPEDFCFGKHAVKEALENGRGNKLFIQEDLKSEKVVNFKQLAKDFSVPVKWVPKSKLDQLSDGAVHQGFVLGITPYEYLSLDELIEQGFQKSEDPFFLILDSIEDPHNFGSILRTADATKVSGVIIPKHRAVGITSVVAKTSTGAVEHIPVARVTNLVQAVAKLKEHQFWIYGTDMSGSDYRTWNTKGALALVIGNEGKGISPLLKKEMDELLTIPMGGHVQSLNASVAAGLLMYEVFRMRHPQ
- a CDS encoding Mini-ribonuclease 3 is translated as MTKERDFTQLNGLALAYVGDAVYEVYIRDYLVQKGQTKPNRLHHLATNFVSAKGQCFLMRALLEENVLTEKEEEMYRRGRNAKSFTSAKNTDITTYRVATGFESLIGYLHLTKQKNRVDEIVSWCIQKIEEKQNEKKDEK
- a CDS encoding YaiI/YqxD family protein, with product MHIFIDGDGCPVKDAVIEIAKKNQVPVKIVTSFSHFTTKDLSEQVSFIYVDDGQDAADYRIIKEIQAGDILVTQDYGLAALALSKKSVVLHQTGFEYSADNMDILLESRYFGAMQRKQGKKTKGPKAFTEKDRENFKRLLRTKIHGKMHK
- the epsC gene encoding serine O-acetyltransferase EpsC, which produces MRWKEDIQAVRANDPAARSTLEIVLTYAGLHALWAHRLSHFLYRHHFYLIARMHAQFWRFLTGIEIHPGAKIGRRVFIDHGMGVVIGETAIVEDDVVLFHGVTLGGTGKEKGKRHPTIKQAAIISAHAQILGPVIIGEKAKIGASAVVLIDIPDGATAVGIPAKVVRINGEKVKRSQVND
- a CDS encoding sigma-70 family RNA polymerase sigma factor; amino-acid sequence: MDERRLEQAIKEVKAGNNQLFPLIFFKYRPIILKTAKRYFLYDFDIEDWLQEGRIICYQSLKKYDATKKVTFGAFFKVNFERHIFSLLRKQNAYKRKLSYQAVSLEETVENLGDGIYSRELLQTTPPTQQLELREHLQGFFQQLSQFEQGVFTEYTSGMGIEWIAQKKKCSIKKVKNALDRIKRKLKEHIS
- a CDS encoding low molecular weight protein-tyrosine-phosphatase, with translation MYQVMVVCLGNICRSPMAEGIMKQMLKQNGLEHKIAVSSAATSAWEQGNPPHIGTQNILKRENISTKGMVSKQITAQDFQESDLILGMDQQNVADLLNRAPDGTKKKIHLFLENGTKTAKEVPDPYYTGDFELTYQLIQQGCKYWLEKICIK
- the cysS gene encoding cysteine--tRNA ligase is translated as MIKIYNTLTREKEVFQPIETGKVRMYVCGPTVYNYIHIGNGRSAVAFDTIRRYLEYRGYEVNYVSNFTDVDDKIIQKAKELDLTPKEVAERFIQAFKEDVGQLNVQPATLNPQAVDHIEAIIDFIQVLMDKGYAYASDGDVYYRTRAFEGYGKLSHQAIDDLEVGASKRIGDEQNRKEDPLDFALWKAAKKQEVSWDSPWGKGRPGWHIECSVMATKHLGETIDIHGGGQDLEFPHHENEIAQSEAKTGHPFAHYWMHNGFVTVGDEGEKMSKSLGNFVTVHELVQQMEPQILRFFLATTQYRRPIKFSESLLKEAETNLQRLRTAYNNLKFREKDAYPQLDDDLANFDRFSDFEDRFIEGMDDDFNVANGITVVYDFAKWMNQYAEQEHVSIPVLEQFFFLFESWLKIFGIELNEPTLLDEQIDQLLEERIQARVEKDFKRSDEIRDLLKEQGIILEDTAQGTRWRREK